In a single window of the Nocardioides massiliensis genome:
- a CDS encoding SRPBCC family protein has product MTAPQGSPASSAGSDRRVSASIRIAAAPATVFAIVSDPEQHPRIDGSGSVRSLIETAGPITAKGQTFSVNMKMFGLPYKITNTVVEFEPDALVAWRHFGGHRWRYAIAPTPDGCEVTETFDYSMYPMPGRKLIELAGFPARNGRGIEQTLQRLKQAAEADAR; this is encoded by the coding sequence GTGACCGCGCCTCAGGGAAGCCCCGCCAGCTCAGCCGGCTCCGACCGTAGGGTCTCGGCCAGCATCCGGATCGCCGCGGCGCCGGCGACCGTCTTCGCCATCGTCTCCGATCCCGAGCAGCACCCGCGGATCGACGGGTCGGGCTCGGTGCGCAGCCTGATCGAGACCGCCGGGCCGATCACCGCGAAGGGCCAGACGTTCTCGGTGAACATGAAGATGTTCGGCCTGCCCTACAAGATCACCAACACCGTCGTCGAGTTCGAGCCCGACGCGCTGGTCGCGTGGCGGCACTTCGGCGGTCACCGCTGGCGCTACGCCATCGCGCCCACCCCCGACGGGTGCGAGGTCACCGAGACCTTCGACTACTCGATGTATCCGATGCCGGGGCGCAAGCTCATCGAGCTGGCCGGCTTCCCCGCCCGCAACGGCAGGGGCATCGAGCAGACCCTCCAGCGGCTCAAGCAGGCGGCCGAGGCGGACGCACGTTAG
- a CDS encoding glutathione S-transferase family protein, protein MNNDGGKGSYVEPEFNRDMNYIADRITRDSATWPVEPGRYRLIAARACPWANRAIIVRQLLGLEDVISMGLAGPVHDQRSWTFDLDPGGVDPVLGIERLQEAYFARIPDYERGITVPAMVDVPSGQVVTNNFPQITQDFFFEWRDHHRPDAPNLWPDDVREEMEEVMQRIFTEVNNGVYRCGFAGTQAAYDQAYDRLFAALDWLEERLTDRRYLMGDAITEADVRLFTTLARFDPVYHGHFKCNRNKLIEMPALWAYARDLFQTPGFGDTIDFDQIKAHYYVVHTDINPTQVIPKGPDLASWHEPHGREKLAA, encoded by the coding sequence ATGAACAACGATGGCGGCAAGGGCAGTTACGTCGAGCCCGAGTTCAACCGCGACATGAACTACATCGCCGACCGGATCACGCGTGACTCCGCGACGTGGCCGGTCGAGCCCGGCCGCTACCGGTTGATCGCCGCGCGGGCGTGCCCGTGGGCCAACCGCGCGATCATCGTGCGCCAGCTGCTCGGTCTCGAGGACGTCATCTCGATGGGCCTGGCCGGGCCGGTCCACGACCAGCGCAGCTGGACCTTCGACCTCGACCCCGGCGGCGTGGACCCGGTGCTCGGCATCGAGCGCCTGCAGGAGGCCTACTTCGCGCGGATCCCCGACTACGAGCGCGGCATCACGGTGCCGGCGATGGTCGATGTCCCGAGCGGGCAGGTCGTGACCAACAACTTCCCGCAGATCACGCAAGACTTCTTCTTCGAGTGGCGCGACCACCACCGCCCCGACGCGCCGAACCTCTGGCCCGACGACGTGCGCGAGGAGATGGAGGAGGTCATGCAGCGGATCTTCACCGAGGTCAACAACGGCGTCTACCGCTGCGGCTTCGCCGGCACCCAGGCGGCCTACGACCAGGCCTACGACCGGCTCTTCGCCGCGCTCGACTGGCTCGAGGAGCGGCTCACGGATCGGCGCTACCTGATGGGCGATGCCATCACCGAGGCCGACGTCCGCCTCTTCACCACCCTGGCCCGCTTCGACCCCGTCTACCACGGTCACTTCAAGTGCAACCGCAACAAGCTGATCGAGATGCCGGCTCTGTGGGCCTACGCGCGCGACCTCTTCCAGACTCCCGGCTTCGGCGACACGATCGACTTCGACCAGATCAAGGCCCACTACTACGTGGTCCACACCGACATCAACCCCACGCAGGTCATCCCGAAGGGACCCGACCTGGCGAGCTGGCACGAGCCGCACGGGCGCGAGAAGCTCGCGGCCTGA
- a CDS encoding alpha-ketoacid dehydrogenase subunit beta, which translates to MTTTTKMTLAKALNAGLRAAMEDDPKVLVMGEDVGRLGGVFRITDGLQKDFGEDRVIDSPLAESGILGTAVGMAMRGYRPVCEIQFDGFVYPAYDQIVSQVAKLHFRSQGKVPMPMVIRIPFGGGIGAVEHHSESPEAQFAHTPGLKVVACSNPVDGYWMIQQAIASPDPVVFLEPKRQYHADKAEVDTTATPDPLFASRVVRAGTDATLIGYGPTVKTCLAAAQAAASEGRELEVIDLRTLSPLDLDPVYESVRRTGRAVVVHEAHVNLGMGSEIAARITEQCFYALEAPVLRVGGFDTPYPPSRIEEDFLPDLDRVLDAVDRACEY; encoded by the coding sequence ATGACCACCACGACGAAGATGACGCTCGCGAAGGCGCTCAACGCCGGCCTGCGCGCCGCGATGGAGGACGACCCGAAGGTCCTGGTGATGGGGGAGGACGTCGGCCGGCTCGGCGGTGTCTTCCGCATCACCGACGGTCTGCAGAAGGACTTCGGGGAGGACCGGGTGATCGACTCACCGCTCGCGGAGTCCGGCATCCTCGGCACCGCGGTCGGCATGGCGATGCGCGGCTACCGCCCCGTCTGCGAGATCCAGTTCGACGGGTTCGTCTACCCCGCCTACGACCAGATCGTCAGCCAGGTCGCCAAGCTGCACTTCCGCAGCCAGGGCAAGGTGCCGATGCCGATGGTCATCCGGATCCCGTTCGGCGGCGGCATCGGCGCGGTCGAGCACCACAGCGAGAGCCCCGAAGCGCAGTTCGCCCACACGCCCGGGCTCAAGGTCGTCGCCTGCTCCAACCCGGTCGACGGCTACTGGATGATCCAGCAGGCGATCGCCTCGCCCGACCCGGTGGTCTTCCTCGAGCCGAAGCGGCAGTACCACGCCGACAAGGCCGAGGTGGACACCACGGCGACGCCCGACCCGCTGTTCGCCTCCCGGGTCGTGCGCGCCGGCACCGACGCCACGCTCATCGGCTACGGCCCGACCGTGAAGACCTGCCTGGCCGCGGCGCAGGCCGCCGCGTCCGAGGGGCGCGAGCTCGAGGTGATCGACCTGCGCACCCTCTCCCCACTGGACCTCGACCCGGTCTATGAGTCCGTCCGCCGCACCGGCCGCGCCGTCGTCGTCCACGAGGCCCACGTCAACCTCGGCATGGGCTCGGAGATCGCCGCGCGCATCACCGAGCAGTGCTTCTACGCCCTCGAGGCGCCGGTGCTGCGGGTCGGCGGCTTCGACACGCCGTACCCGCCCAGCCGGATCGAGGAGGACTTCCTCCCCGACCTCGACCGGGTGCTCGACGCTGTCGACCGCGCGTGCGAGTACTGA
- a CDS encoding MFS transporter, whose translation MSAAARAHNPMPVLAGAVLVVMAAQQAIVPVLAPLARDLELPEWSLGLLMTSAAVMFTLTSSPWGRAVDRVGHRTVLLSGLSLGLVGMTGFAIVCQLAVSGVISGELGMALMIGTRSLLFGVAMGAVPTAAMAWVAANTSTTQERVKGLAQIGAVQGLAQALGPASGFVLAFAGFLGPVWAAPAVIAFALVAVAVLLPKGPSRRARAAAAAEAEQAEAAAPSKPLRPWDPRLWPVMLGGFGSFLTLGLVVVCVGFVVQDRLGYEGADAVRMTGLVSTVVGLVMVTMQAFVVPRLGWPPWRMLRSGIPLVALGAAGLMVADTLVLVTACMAVLAVGMGTVGPGYVSAPTLLVGPAEQGRVAGLVQTVTGSTFMIGPLGGSALYGINDWLPFAVGTGICVAGAIFVWTRKGPGETATAPAPQPELAPDPS comes from the coding sequence GTGTCCGCCGCTGCCCGCGCTCACAACCCGATGCCGGTCCTGGCCGGTGCGGTGCTCGTGGTCATGGCGGCTCAGCAGGCGATCGTCCCGGTCCTCGCCCCGCTCGCGCGTGACCTCGAGCTCCCCGAGTGGTCCCTCGGCCTGCTGATGACCAGTGCGGCCGTGATGTTCACGCTGACCAGCAGCCCCTGGGGGCGTGCCGTCGACCGGGTCGGCCACCGCACCGTCCTGTTGAGCGGACTGAGTCTCGGCCTGGTCGGGATGACCGGCTTCGCGATCGTGTGCCAGCTCGCGGTGAGCGGCGTGATCTCTGGCGAGCTCGGCATGGCGCTGATGATCGGCACGCGCTCGCTGCTGTTCGGTGTCGCCATGGGAGCCGTCCCGACCGCCGCGATGGCCTGGGTCGCGGCCAACACCTCGACGACCCAGGAGCGCGTCAAGGGGCTCGCGCAGATCGGCGCGGTCCAGGGGCTCGCGCAGGCCCTCGGCCCCGCGAGCGGGTTCGTGCTGGCGTTCGCCGGCTTCCTCGGACCGGTGTGGGCGGCGCCGGCCGTCATCGCCTTCGCCCTGGTCGCGGTGGCGGTCCTCCTCCCCAAGGGGCCGAGCCGGCGGGCGCGTGCCGCGGCAGCCGCCGAGGCCGAGCAGGCGGAGGCGGCCGCGCCGTCGAAGCCGTTGCGTCCCTGGGACCCGCGGCTGTGGCCGGTCATGCTCGGCGGGTTCGGCTCGTTCCTGACCCTCGGGCTGGTCGTGGTATGTGTCGGCTTCGTCGTGCAGGACCGGCTGGGCTACGAGGGCGCCGACGCCGTCCGGATGACCGGGCTCGTCTCGACCGTCGTCGGCCTAGTCATGGTGACCATGCAGGCGTTCGTCGTCCCGCGCCTGGGCTGGCCGCCGTGGCGGATGCTGCGCAGCGGCATCCCGCTGGTCGCCCTCGGCGCCGCCGGCCTCATGGTGGCCGACACCTTGGTGCTCGTCACCGCCTGCATGGCAGTGCTCGCCGTCGGCATGGGCACGGTCGGCCCCGGCTATGTCTCGGCGCCGACGCTGCTCGTCGGTCCTGCCGAGCAGGGGCGGGTGGCCGGGCTCGTGCAGACCGTCACCGGCTCGACCTTCATGATCGGCCCGCTGGGTGGCTCGGCGTTGTATGGCATCAACGACTGGCTGCCGTTCGCGGTCGGCACCGGCATCTGCGTCGCGGGGGCGATCTTCGTGTGGACCCGCAAGGGGCCGGGGGAGACCGCCACGGCGCCGGCCCCACAACCCGAGCTCGCGCCCGACCCCAGCTGA
- the pdhA gene encoding pyruvate dehydrogenase (acetyl-transferring) E1 component subunit alpha, whose translation MTSVPDVFHASQAAWHGGGPELVQLLTPEGERVEHPGIALDLGSPEQEAETIRGFYRDMVVTRRIDTEATALQRHGELGIWAQLLGQEAAQIGSGRALRAQDFVFPTYREHGVAYCRGLDPLDLLGLFRGVDHGRWDPAAHNFGLYTIVIGAQTLHAVGYAMGVQRDGAVGTGDDDRDTGVIAYFGDGASSQGDVNEAFIFAASYNTPVVFFCQNNQWAISEPIERQSRIPLYQRALGFGFPGVRVDGNDVLATYAVTQAALQRAREGQGPTLIEAYTYRMGAHTTTDDPTRYRHNDDLERWKLKDPIERVRVYLVRNGLADEGFFADVEAEAARMGEHLRAGVRALADPDPRGIFDLVYAEQTPELAAQRDEFAAYLGSFEEAGR comes from the coding sequence ATGACTTCCGTCCCCGACGTTTTCCACGCCTCTCAAGCCGCCTGGCACGGAGGCGGACCCGAGCTGGTCCAGCTGCTGACGCCGGAGGGCGAGCGGGTCGAGCACCCCGGCATCGCGCTCGACCTCGGCAGCCCGGAGCAGGAGGCCGAGACCATCCGCGGCTTCTACCGCGACATGGTGGTCACGCGGCGCATCGACACCGAGGCCACCGCCCTCCAGCGCCACGGTGAGCTCGGCATCTGGGCCCAGCTGCTCGGTCAGGAGGCCGCGCAGATCGGCTCCGGACGCGCCTTGCGCGCGCAGGACTTCGTCTTCCCGACCTACCGCGAGCACGGCGTCGCCTACTGCCGCGGTCTCGACCCGCTGGACCTCCTCGGTCTCTTCCGCGGTGTCGACCACGGCCGGTGGGACCCGGCGGCCCACAACTTCGGCCTCTACACGATCGTCATCGGCGCGCAGACCCTGCACGCGGTCGGCTACGCGATGGGGGTGCAGCGCGACGGAGCCGTCGGCACGGGTGACGACGACCGCGACACCGGCGTGATCGCCTACTTCGGCGACGGGGCCAGCAGCCAGGGCGACGTCAACGAGGCCTTCATCTTCGCCGCGTCCTACAACACCCCGGTGGTGTTCTTCTGCCAGAACAACCAGTGGGCGATCTCGGAGCCGATCGAGCGACAGTCGCGGATCCCGCTCTATCAAAGGGCTTTGGGCTTCGGCTTCCCCGGCGTGCGGGTCGACGGCAACGACGTGCTCGCGACGTACGCCGTGACGCAGGCGGCGCTGCAGCGGGCGCGCGAGGGCCAGGGTCCGACGCTCATCGAGGCCTACACCTACCGGATGGGCGCCCACACCACGACCGACGACCCGACGCGCTACCGGCACAACGACGACCTCGAGCGGTGGAAGCTCAAGGACCCGATCGAGCGGGTGCGCGTCTACCTCGTCCGCAACGGCCTCGCCGACGAGGGCTTCTTCGCCGACGTCGAGGCCGAGGCGGCCCGGATGGGCGAGCACCTGCGCGCCGGGGTCCGGGCGTTGGCCGATCCGGATCCACGCGGCATCTTCGACCTCGTCTACGCCGAGCAGACCCCTGAGCTCGCAGCCCAGCGCGACGAGTTCGCGGCCTACCTCGGCTCCTTCGAGGAGGCCGGACGATGA